In Candidatus Atribacteria bacterium ADurb.Bin276, a single window of DNA contains:
- a CDS encoding leucine/isoleucine/valine transporter permease subunit, with translation MRNVLNKKRRVIQIFTFWWGQLTKTNVGRRIFELIFLIIVFLFFIPFLGTHRATDFAIFCIMVLSFDLLYGYMGRLSMGHLLYLGVGAYATGLSLRYLTSNPLLAIVFGVLAACVVGMAAGSIAIRATGACFALINLAFNRVGWFLVMSPLKAITGGENGLSVRNLSFSFFNFRNPNFRFWFVLISLIFVFFFLRVITSSSFGVLLRSIKEDEKRVRFLGYNTYYYKWINFIISASVAGFAGALTALNYGYINPNVLDVNANSGVIFACLIGGPGCLYGSIVGGIIYMLITNLLPIYFQRWELLLGVSLLLIVFRFRKGIWGGLESLFNRIAARENSDPPLEKGVSK, from the coding sequence ATGAGGAATGTCCTTAATAAGAAAAGAAGGGTAATTCAGATTTTTACTTTCTGGTGGGGTCAATTAACCAAAACCAATGTTGGGCGGCGAATTTTTGAGTTAATCTTTCTAATCATCGTCTTTTTATTTTTTATCCCTTTTCTAGGCACCCATCGAGCAACCGATTTTGCGATTTTTTGTATTATGGTGTTGTCTTTTGATCTTTTATATGGATATATGGGAAGACTGTCTATGGGACATCTTCTCTATTTGGGAGTGGGTGCTTACGCTACAGGTCTTTCCCTTCGATATCTTACTTCAAATCCTTTATTAGCTATTGTATTTGGAGTGCTGGCTGCTTGTGTGGTAGGAATGGCAGCGGGATCTATTGCTATTCGAGCAACTGGAGCGTGTTTCGCCTTGATTAATCTTGCTTTTAACCGCGTTGGTTGGTTTTTGGTAATGTCACCCTTAAAAGCTATCACCGGAGGAGAAAATGGTTTGAGTGTTAGAAACCTTAGTTTCAGTTTTTTTAATTTTAGAAATCCAAATTTTCGTTTCTGGTTTGTCTTAATTTCCTTAATATTTGTTTTCTTTTTCCTCCGAGTAATCACATCCTCTTCATTTGGAGTTCTATTACGATCAATAAAGGAGGATGAAAAACGAGTGAGGTTTTTAGGTTATAACACCTACTATTATAAATGGATTAATTTTATAATTTCTGCATCTGTCGCAGGTTTTGCCGGAGCTTTAACAGCATTGAATTATGGCTACATTAATCCCAATGTGCTCGATGTGAATGCAAATTCGGGTGTTATATTCGCTTGTTTAATAGGAGGTCCTGGATGTCTTTATGGATCGATTGTTGGTGGAATTATTTATATGTTAATTACAAACCTTCTTCCCATTTATTTCCAGCGTTGGGAACTTCTTCTTGGGGTATCATTATTACTCATCGTTTTCAGATTTAGAAAGGGCATCTGGGGTGGTCTGGAAAGTCTATTTAATAGAAT